From Lujinxingia vulgaris, a single genomic window includes:
- the trxB gene encoding thioredoxin-disulfide reductase, which translates to MPELKKELYDVTIMGSGPAGLTAAIYSARANLEPVLFEGPQPGGQLTITTDVENYPGFPEGVMGPELMERMRSQAMRFGLENHIALITDVDTSKRPFKVTLDDGTVFHTRTMIISSGASARLLGLESESELMGYGVSTCATCDGYFFRDQEIVVVGGGDSACEEANFLTKFASKVTLVHRRDELRASKIMQDRVLANPKVEMLWNSEVQEVLGTRESGVTGIKVYNNQTEEVSELACTGVFVAIGHTPNTAVFKGQLKTNESGYIITQDGSTATSVPGIFACGDVQDFTYRQAITAAGSGCMGAIDAERFLESEHVIEERRTEDWDA; encoded by the coding sequence ATGCCTGAACTCAAGAAAGAACTCTACGACGTGACCATCATGGGGAGTGGCCCGGCCGGTCTCACCGCCGCCATCTACTCCGCCCGCGCCAACCTGGAGCCGGTGCTCTTTGAAGGCCCCCAGCCCGGCGGTCAGCTCACCATCACCACCGACGTGGAGAACTACCCGGGCTTTCCCGAAGGCGTCATGGGGCCGGAGCTTATGGAGCGTATGCGCAGCCAGGCGATGCGCTTCGGACTGGAGAACCACATCGCGCTGATCACCGACGTCGACACCTCCAAGCGCCCCTTTAAGGTCACGCTTGATGACGGCACGGTTTTTCACACCCGCACCATGATCATCTCCTCCGGCGCCTCTGCGCGCCTGCTGGGGCTGGAGTCGGAGAGCGAGCTGATGGGCTACGGCGTCTCCACCTGCGCCACCTGCGACGGCTACTTCTTCCGCGACCAGGAGATCGTGGTCGTCGGCGGCGGCGACTCGGCCTGTGAAGAGGCCAACTTCCTGACCAAGTTCGCCTCCAAGGTCACGCTGGTGCACCGCCGCGATGAGCTGCGCGCATCGAAGATCATGCAGGATCGCGTGCTCGCCAACCCCAAGGTCGAGATGCTCTGGAACAGCGAAGTTCAGGAGGTTCTGGGCACCCGCGAGTCCGGCGTGACCGGCATCAAGGTCTACAACAACCAGACCGAAGAGGTCAGCGAGCTGGCCTGTACCGGCGTCTTCGTGGCCATTGGTCACACTCCGAACACCGCCGTGTTTAAGGGGCAGCTCAAGACCAACGAGAGCGGCTACATCATCACCCAGGACGGCTCCACCGCCACCAGCGTGCCGGGCATCTTCGCCTGCGGTGACGTGCAAGACTTCACCTACCGCCAGGCCATCACCGCGGCCGGCTCGGGCTGCATGGGTGCCATCGACGCGGAGCGCTTCCTGGAGAGCGAACACGTGATCGAAGAGCGCCGCACCGAAGACTGGGACGCCTGA
- the glnA gene encoding type I glutamate--ammonia ligase, which translates to MTTATPINSIKDAIDFAKDNNAVMADLKFMDFLGTWQHLTIPAHRISEDLFEEGLGIDGSSLRAWQPIQASDMQVRPDHTTARMDPFCREPTVSFICNVFDPITGQPYSRDPRYIAQKAENYLKTTGIADTAYFGPEAEFFIFDDIRYSTATQHSFYKVDSVEGAWNTGRDEGPNLGYKPAHKGGYFPVAPNDSLHDLRTEMSLVLEACGIEVDVHHHEVATGGQSEIGIRFNSLVRMADDLQWFKYVVKNVARRHNKTVTFMPKPLHGDNGSGMHTHMSLWKGSQPLFAGEGYAGMSETGLQFIAGILHHARALIALTNPTTNSFKRLVPGYEAPIRLAYSSRNRSAAVRIPTYASSPKARRMEFRTPDASSNGYLAFAAMLMAGLDGIEKQMDPGAPLDKDIYNLPPEELAKVPSAPANLEEALVALAEDHEFLLRGDVFTEDAIEAWITYKMEKEVHPANLHPTPLEFAMYYDV; encoded by the coding sequence ATGACCACCGCAACGCCCATCAATTCGATCAAAGATGCGATTGATTTCGCCAAGGACAACAACGCCGTGATGGCGGACCTGAAGTTCATGGACTTTCTGGGGACCTGGCAGCACCTGACGATTCCGGCCCACCGCATCTCCGAGGATCTTTTCGAAGAGGGCCTGGGCATCGACGGCAGCTCGCTGCGTGCCTGGCAGCCGATTCAGGCCTCCGACATGCAGGTGCGCCCCGACCACACCACCGCGCGCATGGATCCTTTCTGCCGCGAGCCCACGGTCAGCTTCATCTGCAACGTCTTCGATCCCATCACCGGCCAGCCCTACAGCCGTGATCCGCGCTACATTGCCCAGAAGGCCGAGAACTACCTCAAGACCACCGGCATCGCCGACACCGCCTATTTCGGCCCCGAGGCCGAGTTCTTCATCTTCGACGACATCCGCTACAGCACCGCCACCCAGCACTCCTTCTACAAGGTCGACTCGGTGGAAGGCGCCTGGAACACCGGCCGCGACGAAGGCCCCAACCTCGGCTACAAGCCGGCGCACAAGGGGGGTTACTTCCCGGTCGCGCCCAACGACAGTCTCCACGATCTGCGTACCGAGATGTCGCTGGTGCTCGAGGCCTGCGGCATCGAGGTCGATGTGCACCACCACGAGGTGGCCACCGGCGGGCAGAGCGAGATCGGCATTCGCTTCAACAGCCTGGTGCGCATGGCCGATGATCTTCAGTGGTTCAAGTACGTGGTCAAGAATGTGGCGCGTCGCCACAACAAGACGGTCACGTTTATGCCCAAGCCCCTCCACGGAGACAACGGCTCGGGGATGCACACCCACATGAGCCTGTGGAAGGGAAGCCAGCCCCTCTTCGCCGGTGAAGGGTATGCCGGGATGAGTGAGACCGGCCTTCAGTTCATCGCCGGCATCCTGCATCACGCCCGCGCGCTCATCGCGCTGACCAACCCGACGACCAACTCGTTTAAGCGTCTGGTCCCGGGCTATGAGGCGCCGATTCGTCTGGCCTACTCCAGCCGTAACCGCTCGGCGGCGGTGCGTATCCCGACCTACGCCTCCAGCCCCAAAGCGCGTCGTATGGAGTTCCGTACCCCGGACGCTTCCTCCAACGGCTATCTGGCCTTCGCCGCGATGCTGATGGCTGGCCTTGACGGCATCGAAAAGCAGATGGATCCGGGCGCCCCGCTCGACAAAGACATCTACAACCTTCCGCCCGAAGAGCTCGCCAAGGTGCCCAGCGCCCCGGCGAACCTGGAAGAAGCGCTGGTCGCGCTGGCCGAAGATCACGAGTTCCTGCTGCGCGGCGACGTCTTCACCGAAGACGCCATCGAGGCCTGGATCACCTACAAGATGGAGAAAGAAGTCCATCCTGCGAACCTCCACCCCACCCCGCTGGAGTTCGCGATGTACTACGACGTTTGA
- a CDS encoding P-II family nitrogen regulator: MKKIEAIIKPFKLDDVKDRLDEAGIHGMTVSEVKGFGRGGGKAPIYPGAEYIVDFVPRVKVELVVPDELVHSAIEAITDASRTGHVGDGKIFVLPVDEAIRIRTGESGPDALS, encoded by the coding sequence ATGAAGAAGATCGAAGCCATTATTAAGCCCTTTAAACTCGACGACGTGAAAGACCGTCTCGACGAGGCCGGCATCCACGGGATGACCGTCTCGGAGGTCAAAGGGTTTGGGCGAGGGGGAGGAAAAGCGCCGATTTATCCCGGCGCCGAATATATCGTCGATTTTGTGCCCCGCGTGAAAGTCGAGCTGGTCGTTCCCGACGAGCTTGTACACAGCGCGATTGAGGCCATCACCGACGCCTCGCGAACCGGCCACGTCGGCGACGGCAAGATCTTTGTCCTGCCCGTCGACGAGGCCATCCGTATTCGCACTGGCGAGTCCGGTCCGGACGCGCTCTCGTAA
- a CDS encoding ATP-grasp domain-containing protein gives MNLVMIGFRRDAHEAALTRGWRAHFLVDSTRQPPRSGVSWASIDLNGDIASWEAAARQLAAGSTIDAVIASGESAVVPAALLRERMGIKGMSVATARRCHDKALMKDALLAAGVPCATYRTISASTRANDLLENLGLPLVIKAPDSSGGRGTHICKTRAEVEAALRPGLLAEAFVPGTEFSVESFVHRGQVRFLNVTSYLRPGWANIVPADLPEARVEVIAQLNRQTIAALGVEQGMTHMEFFASDRGDIVGELAARPPGGALMELIGDAYGFDAWQAFLDIETGRIPRFPGGHRRYEGVYFLHPGAGRVQAVRGLRRSRQLAHISAVSCRVQPGDTIDERVGVGQSVGRIRASASDYASVAHALLEAHNRVEIELAPPQCVPTSPEPSHDSGG, from the coding sequence ATGAACCTGGTGATGATCGGCTTTCGCCGCGACGCCCATGAGGCCGCCCTGACGCGCGGCTGGCGTGCCCATTTTCTGGTCGACAGTACACGCCAGCCCCCTCGAAGCGGGGTCTCCTGGGCCAGCATCGACCTCAACGGCGACATCGCGAGTTGGGAGGCGGCCGCGCGCCAGCTGGCCGCCGGCTCCACCATTGATGCGGTCATCGCTTCCGGCGAATCTGCAGTTGTCCCTGCCGCCCTGCTCCGCGAGCGCATGGGCATCAAGGGGATGAGCGTCGCCACCGCCCGGCGCTGCCACGACAAAGCGCTGATGAAAGACGCGCTCCTCGCCGCCGGCGTCCCCTGCGCGACGTACCGGACCATCAGCGCTTCGACGCGAGCCAACGACCTCCTGGAGAATCTGGGGCTCCCCCTGGTCATCAAGGCGCCGGACAGCTCCGGGGGGCGAGGAACTCATATCTGCAAAACCCGCGCTGAGGTCGAAGCCGCGCTCCGCCCCGGGTTGCTGGCCGAGGCCTTTGTGCCCGGCACCGAGTTCAGCGTTGAGAGTTTCGTGCATCGCGGCCAGGTGCGCTTTCTCAACGTCACAAGCTACCTGCGCCCGGGCTGGGCGAACATCGTGCCCGCCGACTTGCCAGAGGCGCGGGTGGAGGTCATCGCACAGCTCAACCGACAGACGATCGCGGCGCTGGGCGTGGAACAGGGCATGACGCACATGGAGTTTTTCGCCTCGGATCGCGGCGACATCGTCGGCGAGCTCGCCGCACGCCCTCCGGGGGGCGCGCTGATGGAGCTCATCGGAGACGCCTACGGTTTTGATGCCTGGCAGGCCTTTCTCGACATTGAGACCGGGCGCATCCCGCGCTTCCCTGGCGGCCATCGCCGCTATGAGGGCGTCTACTTTCTTCACCCGGGTGCCGGGCGCGTGCAGGCGGTGCGCGGACTTCGGCGCAGCCGCCAGCTGGCCCACATAAGCGCGGTGAGCTGCCGGGTGCAGCCCGGTGACACGATCGACGAGCGCGTCGGTGTCGGGCAGTCCGTCGGTCGCATTCGTGCCTCTGCATCGGACTACGCCAGCGTGGCTCACGCGCTCCTTGAAGCCCACAACCGCGTCGAGATCGAACTTGCCCCGCCGCAATGCGTGCCTACATCCCCTGAGCCGTCGCATGATTCGGGTGGATAA
- a CDS encoding Glu/Leu/Phe/Val family dehydrogenase, which produces MTLFEDASQALAAAIERLNLSEDVIERLRHPTASVKMSLPVRMDSGHLKVFPAYRVRFNTALGPGKGGLRFHPEVDVDHVQTLAFWMTFKCALLNLPFGGAKGGVRVDPKGLSKMELERLSRAYIDAFADFIGPNRDVPAPDVYTNEMIMGWMADQYATIMRRHVPAVITGKPLALGGSRHRDKATASGAFMVIDAFMAEHDRSPEQTTVAIQGFGNAGAELATQLYDAGYKVVAVSDSKGAVCDREGLDVPALREYKTHDEANGVYDAYALRDCDDTRFERISNEELLELDVDFLIPAALENQITEENADAIRARVIFEVANGPVTTQAAQMLEERDISVLPGILVNAGGVTVSYFEWVQNRRGESWTEDEVVERLDARMRDAFERVRDAREEHGTSWRVAAYLVALKHLNEALHAQGTREYYQSEL; this is translated from the coding sequence ATGACCTTATTTGAAGACGCAAGTCAGGCCCTGGCCGCCGCCATCGAACGATTGAACTTGAGCGAAGACGTCATCGAACGCCTTCGTCATCCCACCGCCAGCGTGAAGATGTCGCTGCCCGTGCGCATGGACAGCGGACATCTCAAGGTGTTTCCGGCCTACCGGGTGCGCTTTAATACGGCGCTGGGGCCCGGGAAGGGCGGGCTTCGTTTTCATCCGGAGGTTGATGTCGATCACGTGCAGACGCTGGCGTTCTGGATGACGTTTAAGTGTGCGCTGCTCAATCTGCCTTTCGGCGGCGCTAAGGGAGGCGTGCGCGTCGACCCTAAAGGGCTCTCGAAGATGGAGCTTGAGCGTCTCTCCCGCGCATATATCGATGCGTTCGCCGACTTCATCGGTCCCAACCGCGATGTTCCCGCCCCGGATGTCTACACCAATGAGATGATCATGGGTTGGATGGCCGACCAGTACGCCACGATCATGAGACGCCACGTCCCGGCGGTCATCACCGGAAAGCCGCTCGCCCTGGGCGGTTCTCGCCATCGCGACAAAGCCACAGCGAGCGGTGCGTTCATGGTCATCGACGCGTTTATGGCCGAGCATGATCGCAGCCCGGAGCAGACCACCGTGGCGATTCAGGGCTTTGGCAACGCCGGCGCCGAGCTCGCAACCCAACTCTATGATGCCGGTTATAAGGTTGTGGCCGTGAGCGACTCCAAAGGAGCGGTCTGTGATCGAGAGGGGCTCGATGTGCCGGCGCTTCGCGAGTACAAGACCCACGACGAGGCCAACGGAGTCTACGATGCCTACGCGCTGCGCGATTGTGATGACACGCGCTTTGAGCGCATCAGCAACGAAGAGCTCCTGGAGCTGGACGTGGACTTTTTGATCCCCGCGGCGCTGGAGAATCAGATCACCGAGGAGAACGCCGATGCGATTCGCGCCCGCGTCATCTTTGAGGTCGCCAACGGCCCGGTGACCACACAGGCGGCGCAGATGCTGGAGGAGCGCGACATCTCCGTGCTCCCCGGCATTCTGGTCAACGCCGGCGGAGTGACGGTGAGCTACTTTGAATGGGTTCAAAATCGGCGCGGCGAGAGCTGGACTGAGGATGAGGTGGTGGAGCGCCTCGATGCCCGTATGCGTGATGCGTTTGAGCGCGTGCGAGATGCGCGCGAGGAGCACGGCACCTCCTGGCGCGTTGCCGCCTACCTGGTCGCCCTCAAACACCTCAATGAGGCGCTCCATGCGCAGGGGACCCGCGAGTATTATCAGTCGGAGCTCTGA
- a CDS encoding zinc-regulated TonB-dependent outer membrane receptor — MIHASLSPPPCRAHRPPARLSMIVALVGALTLPLPGLASAQSSAEEVESELEALEAELESSPPPEPTDEGSSDEGVDDELERLESELSGEDGASTSQQDTAKPPARRAEVPGAGVLATMNPDISLIADFALAWFSQEPSLLGGHDATQTGFNLQGLELGLAAGIDPYWRFDSHILLSLYGLEVEEAYATTLALPWGLQARAGQFLTNFGRINPTHLHAWNFTTQPLVIGKFFGGEGLRGLGAEVGGLLPLPWLASWTLSAQNIAGGATGRSFLASDSDITSLTDLSVAFRLEQFWDIGQRGGLLLGLNAVNGPNSSGRGNRTDIYGVDLLLKRTTTGSQGRSELGWQSEVMVRRRQDPGALDAPTGTVLQDWGGYTDLYYSPNLHWSFATRYERVHGVANDPLDPTWEDPRQRASVSLSYLPTHFSRLRLEYGLDHQPEGASPLTHMVFLQLDLVAGAHGAHAY; from the coding sequence ATGATCCACGCTTCGCTTTCGCCGCCCCCTTGTCGGGCGCATCGCCCCCCTGCCCGGCTCTCGATGATCGTGGCGCTGGTGGGTGCGTTGACGCTCCCCCTCCCGGGACTCGCCAGCGCGCAGAGTTCGGCAGAGGAGGTTGAGTCAGAGCTCGAAGCGCTGGAGGCGGAGCTGGAGTCGTCGCCACCGCCGGAGCCGACCGACGAGGGTTCGTCGGATGAAGGCGTCGACGATGAGCTTGAGCGCCTGGAGTCGGAGCTCTCTGGCGAAGACGGCGCGTCAACTTCGCAGCAAGACACCGCGAAGCCCCCCGCGCGACGGGCCGAGGTGCCCGGTGCCGGCGTACTCGCCACGATGAATCCTGATATCTCGCTTATCGCCGACTTTGCCCTGGCCTGGTTCTCTCAGGAGCCCTCGCTGCTCGGCGGGCATGATGCCACCCAGACGGGATTTAATCTTCAGGGGTTGGAGTTGGGGCTGGCGGCCGGCATCGATCCTTACTGGCGTTTTGACAGTCACATTCTGCTCTCTCTCTACGGGCTGGAGGTCGAGGAGGCGTATGCCACGACCCTGGCGCTGCCCTGGGGGTTGCAGGCGAGGGCCGGGCAGTTTCTGACCAACTTCGGGCGCATCAACCCCACCCACCTCCATGCCTGGAACTTCACCACGCAACCGCTGGTCATCGGGAAGTTCTTTGGCGGCGAGGGCTTGAGGGGGCTCGGTGCAGAGGTCGGTGGGTTGTTGCCGCTTCCCTGGCTGGCGAGCTGGACACTCAGCGCGCAAAATATCGCCGGCGGTGCGACCGGGCGCAGTTTTCTGGCGTCCGACAGCGACATCACCTCGCTCACCGACCTGAGCGTCGCCTTCAGGCTGGAGCAATTCTGGGACATCGGGCAGCGCGGCGGGCTTTTGCTCGGTCTCAACGCGGTGAACGGGCCGAACAGCAGCGGGCGAGGCAACCGCACCGACATCTACGGGGTCGACCTTTTGCTCAAACGGACCACGACCGGCAGCCAGGGCCGCTCGGAGCTGGGGTGGCAAAGCGAGGTTATGGTGCGCCGTCGCCAGGATCCCGGAGCGCTCGACGCGCCCACGGGCACCGTGCTGCAGGACTGGGGCGGCTACACCGATCTCTATTACAGCCCGAACCTTCACTGGTCCTTCGCCACACGCTACGAGCGGGTGCACGGCGTCGCCAACGATCCTCTCGACCCCACCTGGGAAGATCCTCGCCAGCGCGCTTCTGTGAGCCTGAGTTACCTCCCGACGCATTTTAGCCGCCTTCGGCTTGAGTACGGCCTTGATCATCAACCTGAAGGCGCATCCCCGCTCACCCATATGGTCTTTTTGCAGCTCGATCTTGTCGCCGGCGCTCACGGCGCGCACGCCTACTGA
- a CDS encoding hemerythrin domain-containing protein: MEHDSPKSNASSDLIDRVHHEHVHLRRLFEDLAGTFERIGAEQTSAERKRELIESASEDMEVALDDMLEHFNQEEEIFFVEIEERFPVLSDRIEALVKGHELMGQRTRWLHEQLGKSAEEIGRNLTVILDVVRSMARMIEEHTEEETALFDDVLTKIPADERRALLEKMREI; encoded by the coding sequence ATGGAACACGACTCCCCCAAATCGAACGCCTCATCGGACCTGATCGATCGTGTTCATCACGAGCATGTGCACCTGCGCCGACTGTTTGAGGACCTCGCCGGCACCTTTGAACGCATCGGCGCCGAGCAGACCAGCGCTGAGCGCAAACGTGAGCTCATCGAGTCGGCCTCCGAAGATATGGAAGTCGCGCTCGACGACATGCTGGAGCACTTCAATCAGGAAGAAGAGATCTTTTTTGTGGAGATCGAGGAGCGTTTTCCCGTGCTCTCCGACCGCATTGAAGCGCTGGTCAAAGGGCATGAGTTGATGGGACAGCGCACCCGCTGGCTTCACGAGCAGCTGGGCAAGTCGGCCGAAGAGATCGGGCGTAACCTCACGGTGATCCTCGACGTTGTGCGCTCAATGGCCCGCATGATCGAGGAGCATACCGAAGAAGAGACCGCGCTCTTTGATGATGTACTGACCAAGATCCCGGCCGATGAGCGCCGTGCGCTCCTTGAGAAGATGCGCGAGATTTGA
- a CDS encoding GNAT family N-acetyltransferase yields MSDEVIELPVPEDAPVLARLFQEDMNDLGVETTLDDLEALASEVIADANAEPARCVCYVARLKEGEDAVGVVLANFHWSLKFAGRALWIEELYVTPAARRRRLGRRLVEEVLDWAEAHGIRGIDLEAYQGNTPASILYRSLGFYRLGRERFYYRLGPAEFL; encoded by the coding sequence ATGTCTGATGAGGTGATTGAGCTTCCTGTGCCTGAGGATGCGCCCGTGCTGGCGCGGCTTTTCCAGGAAGATATGAACGATCTGGGCGTGGAGACCACGCTCGACGATCTGGAAGCGCTCGCCAGCGAGGTGATCGCCGATGCTAACGCTGAGCCGGCGCGATGTGTCTGCTACGTGGCCCGTCTGAAAGAAGGCGAAGACGCGGTGGGTGTGGTTCTGGCGAACTTCCACTGGTCGCTGAAATTTGCCGGGCGCGCGCTCTGGATAGAGGAGCTCTATGTCACGCCAGCCGCGCGACGCCGGCGCCTGGGCCGCCGCCTGGTTGAAGAAGTTCTTGATTGGGCCGAGGCTCACGGCATCCGCGGTATTGATCTGGAAGCGTATCAGGGCAACACCCCGGCCTCGATCCTCTACCGTTCACTGGGATTTTATCGCCTCGGGCGCGAACGCTTCTACTATCGGCTCGGCCCGGCGGAGTTTCTCTAA
- a CDS encoding NADH-quinone oxidoreductase subunit NuoE family protein, with protein MAVEFSEKADAEFKELVSRYPNTLAAMLPVLHLAQREFGWISVEVMDYIAERLEVHPTKVLNAATFYTMYNKSPVGKCHVQVCTTLSCAIRGGYELIEQLEEKLGVKLGETRDDGAYTLSEAECLASCGTAPMFQVSYSDGEIEYFENLEDEARVNQVIEQLNARLASLPDPRKMH; from the coding sequence ATGGCAGTTGAATTCTCTGAGAAAGCGGACGCCGAGTTCAAAGAGCTCGTCTCTCGATATCCCAACACGCTGGCCGCGATGTTGCCGGTGCTGCACCTGGCGCAGCGCGAGTTTGGCTGGATTTCGGTCGAGGTGATGGACTACATCGCCGAGCGCCTTGAAGTGCACCCGACCAAGGTGCTCAACGCGGCGACCTTCTACACGATGTACAACAAGTCGCCCGTCGGGAAGTGCCACGTGCAGGTGTGCACCACGCTCTCCTGCGCCATTCGCGGCGGCTACGAGCTCATTGAACAGCTCGAAGAGAAGCTCGGCGTCAAGCTCGGGGAGACCCGCGATGACGGCGCCTACACCCTCTCTGAGGCCGAATGTCTGGCGTCGTGTGGCACCGCCCCGATGTTCCAGGTCAGCTACTCCGATGGCGAGATCGAGTACTTCGAGAACCTCGAGGACGAGGCTCGTGTCAATCAGGTCATCGAGCAGCTCAACGCGCGGCTCGCCAGCCTGCCCGATCCTCGTAAGATGCACTGA
- the nuoF gene encoding NADH-quinone oxidoreductase subunit NuoF, which yields MQEKYLSRNFDIPNAHTLEVFEANGGYQAMRKAFKMDGETIIEEVKTSNLRGRGGAGFPCGIKWSFLPKESDLPKYLVVNADEGEPGTFKDRYLMELDPHRHIEGCIIAAWALGIRYGYIFVRGELQSAIRRLEGAIKEAYAKGYLGENILGTGFDFDLYVHPGAGAYICGEETGLIEALEGKSGQPRMKPPFPAVVGAFQAPTIVNNVETISSIPWIIEKGGEWFASMGVEKNGGPKLYGVSGPVVRPGVYEAPSGVTVRELLEDYAGGMLPGHELKAFIPGGSSCAVMTPDKLDSQMGFETMREAGSSMGTACITFMDTDTCMVRLAARLAHFYHHESCGQCTPCREGSGWVAKVLDEIEAGRGRMEDLDLLLDMCGNIEGNTICALGDSIAIPVRSYVQVFREEFERHIEEGCCSFPAWSKRRKGSSEAA from the coding sequence ATGCAGGAAAAGTACCTCAGCCGTAATTTCGACATCCCCAACGCGCACACCCTGGAGGTCTTCGAGGCCAACGGGGGCTATCAGGCCATGCGCAAAGCCTTCAAAATGGACGGGGAGACGATCATCGAGGAGGTCAAAACCTCCAACCTGCGCGGCCGCGGTGGCGCCGGCTTCCCCTGTGGCATCAAGTGGAGCTTTTTGCCCAAGGAGAGCGATCTTCCCAAGTACCTGGTGGTCAACGCCGATGAGGGCGAGCCGGGCACGTTTAAGGATCGCTACCTGATGGAGCTCGATCCGCATCGTCATATCGAAGGCTGCATCATCGCCGCCTGGGCGCTGGGGATCCGTTACGGCTATATCTTTGTGCGCGGCGAGCTCCAGAGCGCGATCCGTCGCCTGGAAGGCGCGATCAAAGAGGCCTACGCCAAGGGGTACCTGGGCGAGAACATCCTGGGCACCGGCTTTGATTTTGATCTCTACGTGCACCCGGGCGCCGGCGCCTACATCTGCGGCGAAGAGACCGGCCTCATTGAGGCGCTCGAAGGCAAGAGCGGTCAGCCGCGCATGAAGCCGCCCTTTCCGGCGGTTGTCGGTGCCTTCCAGGCCCCGACCATCGTGAACAACGTCGAGACGATCTCCTCGATCCCCTGGATCATCGAGAAGGGCGGGGAGTGGTTCGCGTCGATGGGCGTCGAGAAAAACGGCGGCCCGAAGCTCTACGGTGTGTCCGGCCCGGTGGTTCGCCCCGGTGTCTACGAGGCGCCCTCGGGTGTGACTGTGCGTGAGCTTCTCGAAGATTACGCCGGCGGCATGCTCCCGGGCCACGAGCTCAAAGCGTTCATCCCCGGCGGCTCCTCCTGCGCGGTGATGACCCCCGATAAGCTCGACTCGCAGATGGGTTTTGAGACCATGCGCGAGGCCGGAAGCTCGATGGGAACGGCCTGCATCACCTTCATGGACACCGACACCTGCATGGTGCGCCTGGCGGCGCGTCTGGCGCACTTCTACCACCACGAGTCCTGTGGTCAGTGCACGCCCTGCCGCGAAGGCAGCGGCTGGGTGGCCAAGGTTCTCGACGAGATCGAGGCCGGGCGCGGGCGTATGGAAGATCTCGATCTTCTGCTCGATATGTGCGGAAACATCGAGGGCAACACCATCTGCGCGCTCGGTGACTCGATCGCCATCCCCGTGCGCAGCTACGTCCAGGTGTTCCGCGAGGAGTTTGAGCGCCACATCGAAGAGGGCTGCTGCTCCTTCCCGGCCTGGTCGAAGCGCCGCAAGGGCTCCAGCGAAGCGGCCTAA
- a CDS encoding NADH-quinone oxidoreductase subunit J family protein — translation MGFWEPLFFWMFALGALVTSLTVILVRNPLYSALALIVDFFFFAGLYVLLSAHFLAIVQVLVYGGAIMVLFLFIIMLLNLRDEELGENRFQLHFVAAIASGLAIFFFAGASILAVVSDEKVDQGRQEYARQVEQAEEGERVARITGSEIPGLAADLNEEGLERSYQAQLAAWEAGQGNPARGKYNRFDTTVPFELPPALSAETREGSVTPGRQGLYGTFKPISIALVNRFVVPFELTAILLLAAIIGAMIIAKRRVA, via the coding sequence ATGGGTTTTTGGGAACCCCTTTTCTTCTGGATGTTTGCGCTGGGGGCGCTGGTCACAAGTCTCACCGTGATTCTTGTGCGCAACCCCCTCTACAGCGCGCTTGCGCTGATCGTGGACTTCTTCTTCTTCGCCGGCCTCTACGTGCTGCTCTCGGCCCACTTCCTGGCGATCGTCCAGGTGTTGGTCTACGGCGGCGCGATTATGGTGCTCTTCCTCTTCATCATCATGCTCTTGAACCTGCGTGATGAGGAGCTTGGCGAGAACCGTTTTCAGCTGCATTTTGTGGCGGCGATCGCCAGCGGACTTGCGATCTTCTTCTTCGCGGGCGCCTCGATTCTGGCCGTCGTCAGCGACGAGAAGGTCGACCAGGGCCGCCAGGAGTATGCCCGGCAGGTGGAGCAGGCCGAGGAGGGTGAGCGCGTCGCGCGTATAACCGGCTCGGAGATCCCCGGGCTTGCCGCCGACCTCAATGAGGAGGGGCTTGAGCGCAGCTACCAGGCGCAGCTTGCGGCCTGGGAAGCCGGCCAGGGCAACCCCGCCCGGGGCAAGTACAACCGCTTTGATACCACCGTACCTTTTGAGCTTCCGCCGGCGCTCAGCGCCGAGACGCGCGAGGGTTCGGTAACCCCCGGTCGTCAGGGGCTCTACGGCACGTTCAAGCCGATCAGCATCGCGCTTGTGAACCGTTTTGTGGTCCCCTTTGAGCTGACCGCGATTCTTCTTCTGGCGGCCATCATCGGCGCCATGATCATCGCTAAACGACGCGTCGCTTAA
- the nuoK gene encoding NADH-quinone oxidoreductase subunit NuoK, with the protein MSWEPTLAHYLILSAAIFSIGMIGVMVRRNAIILFMSIELMLNAVNLTFIAFSRYRIDMDGHIFAFFVMAVAAAEAAVALAIVLHVFRHKRSVNVDEMQQLQY; encoded by the coding sequence ATGTCCTGGGAACCAACCCTCGCACATTATTTGATCCTCTCGGCGGCGATCTTCTCGATCGGGATGATCGGGGTGATGGTGCGTCGTAACGCGATCATCCTTTTTATGAGCATCGAGTTGATGCTCAACGCGGTGAACCTGACCTTCATCGCCTTTAGCCGTTATCGCATCGACATGGACGGGCACATCTTTGCCTTCTTTGTCATGGCGGTGGCGGCGGCCGAGGCGGCCGTTGCCCTGGCCATTGTGCTGCATGTCTTCCGGCATAAGCGCAGCGTGAACGTCGACGAGATGCAGCAGCTTCAGTACTAG